A region of Phyllostomus discolor isolate MPI-MPIP mPhyDis1 chromosome 15, mPhyDis1.pri.v3, whole genome shotgun sequence DNA encodes the following proteins:
- the TLR5 gene encoding toll-like receptor 5 isoform X1: MGIMGDHLDLVLGVMLMASPVLGISPCSSDGRIALYRSCNLTQVPQVPNTTENLLLSFNYIKNVTASSFPILEQLRLLELGTQKTSFSIHKEAFRNLPNLRILDLGNSRLDFLHPEAFQGLPHLFELRLFYCDLSDAVLKDGYFKNLVSLSHLDLSKNQIHSLSLHPSFRELNSLESIDFSLNEVPTLCEHELRPLHGKTLSSLRLASTHLYSKVSVDWGRCMNPFRNMVLDTLDVSGNGWTVGIVSNFSHAIRGSQIANLVLAHHIMGPGFGFRNIKDPDRSTFTGLAKSSVRGLDLSHGYIFSLNSRLLETLTELKLLNLAHNKINHIADGAFYGLDSLQVLNMSYNLLGELYDSNFHGLPSVTYIDLQKNHIGIIQDDTFTALKRLQTLDLRDNALKTTRFIPSISTIFLGGNKLTTFQDTRLTADYIQLSENRLENLDDLYLLLQVPRLQTLIVNQNRFSLCAQTRAPSENPSLEQLLLGGNMLQLAWEAGSCWDVFKGLSRLQVLFLNENYLTFLPPGVFRHLVALRGLSLSFNRLSVLSPGDLPPNLERLDVSRNQLLAPDPTVLALLSVVDLSHNKFICECELSAFVRWLNQTDVAIFGSHADMYCTYPDLLSGTPLSSLSTEGCDEEESIQSLRLSLFILFTVTLTLSLVTAVIVTKFRGACFSYYETARRLVFRGQGSTRDSDTYKYDAYLCFSGKDFEWVQDALLRHLDAQYSDRNRLHLCFEERDFTPGEDHVANIHDAVWSSRKTVCLVSRHFLRDGWCLEAFSFAQSRGLAALDSALIVVVVGSLSQYQLMRHESVRGFVQKRQYLRWPEDLQDIGWFLNKLSQHILKQGKEKKKDSSSIPLQVIATN, translated from the exons ATGGG GATCATGGGAGATCACCTTGACCTTGTCTTAGGAGTGATGCTCATGGCCAGTCCGGTGCTTGGAATTTCTCCCTGCTCCTCCGACGGTCGGATTGCCTTGTATCGCTCCTGCAACCTCACCCAGGTGCCCCAGGTCCCCAACACCACTGAGAACCTCCTGCTGAGCTTCAACTACATCAAGAACGTCAcagcctcctccttccccatcctAGAGCAGCTGCGCCTGCTGGAGCTTGGGACTCAGAAGACCTCCTTCTCCATTCACAAAGAAGCCTTCAGAAACCTGCCCAACCTTAGGATCTTGGACTTGGGCAACAGTCGGCTGGACTTCTTGCACCCAGAGGCTTTCCAGGGGCTGCCTCATCTGTTCGAACTCAGGCTCTTTTACTGTGATCTGTCCGATGCGGTATTAAAAGACGGTTATTTCAAAAACCTAGTGTCTTTGTCTCACCTGGACCTGTCCAAAAATCAGATTCACAGCCTTTCCCTCCATCCTTCATTCCGGGAACTAAATTCCTTGGAGTCCATCGACTTTTCCCTCAACGAAGTACCCACGCTGTGTGAGCACGAACTCCGGCCGCTCCACGGGAAAACACTCTCCTCCTTGAGGCTCGCTTCCACTCACCTGTACAGCAAGGTCTCGGTGGACTGGGGGAGGTGCATGAACCCATTCCGAAACATGGTCCTAGACACCCTCGATGTCTCGGGCAATGGCTGGACCGTGGGCATCGTCAGCAACTTCAGCCACGCCATCCGTGGCAGCCAGATCGCCAACCTGGTGCTTGCCCACCACATTATGGGGCCTGGGTTTGGCTTCCGTAACATCAAAGACCCCGACCGGAGCACGTTCACCGGCCTGGCCAAGAGCTCAGTGAGAGGCCTGGACCTCTCACACGGATATATCTTCTCCCTGAACTCCCGACTCTTGGAGACGCTCACGGAGCTGAAGCTCCTGAACCTTGCCCACAACAAGATAAACCACATTGCAGATGGGGCGTTTTATGGGCTCGACAGCCTCCAAGTTCTCAACATGTCTTACAACCTTCTGGGGGAACTGTACGATTCTAACTTCCACGGGCTCCCAAGCGTCACCTACATTGACCTGCAGAAGAATCACATCGGGATCATTCAGGACGATACATTCACAGCCCTGAAAAGGTTACAGACCTTGGACCTCCGGGATAATGCTCTGAAGACGACTCGTTTCATCCCAAGCATCTCTACGATCTTCCTGGGTGGCAACAAGCTGACGACTTTCCAAGACACCCGCCTCACCGCTGACTACATCCAGTTATCCGAGAACAGGCTGGAGAATCTGGACGATCTCTACCTCCTGCTCCAGGTCCCTCGGCTGCAGACTCTCATTGTGAACCAAAACCGCTTTTCCCTTTGTGCCCAAACTCGTGCGCCTTCGGAGAACCCCAGCCTCGAACAGCTGCTCCTGGGGGGGAATATGTTGCAGCTTGCCTGGGAGGCCGGGTCCTGCTGGGATGTGTTCAAGGGGCTTTCCCGCCTCCAGGTCCTGTTCTTGAATGAAAACTACCTGACCTTCCTTCCGCCGGGAGTGTTCCGCCATCTGGTCGCATTAAGGGGACTCAGCCTCAGCTTCAACAGGCTGAGTGTGCTTTCTCCTGGCGACCTGCCCCCTAATTTAGAGAGGCTGGACGTGTCGCGGAACCAGCTCCTCGCCCCCGATCCTACTGTATTAGCCTTGCTTAGTGTCGTGGACCTAAGCCACAACAAGTTCATCTGTGAGTGTGAACTCAGCGCCTTCGTCAGGTGGCTCAACCAAACCGACGTCGCCATATTTGGGTCGCACGCAGACATGTACTGCACGTACCCCGACTTGCTGTCTGGGAcgcctctctcctctctgtccacAGAGGGCTGTGATGAGGAGGAAAGCATACAGTCCCTAAGGCTCTCCCTTTTCATCTTGTTCACTGTCACTTTGACGCTGTCCCTCGTGACCGCCGTCATCGTCACGAAGTTCCGGGGCGCTTGTTTCTCCTATTACGAGACAGCCCGGAGACTGGTGTtcaggggccagggcagcacGCGAGACTCTGACACGTACAAATACGACGCCTACTTGTGCTTCAGCGGCAAAGACTTCGAGTGGGTGCAGGATGCTCTGCTAAGACACCTGGACGCCCAGTACAGCGACCGAAACAGGTTGCACCTGTGCTTTGAAGAAAGAGACTTCACGCCGGGGGAAGACCACGTGGCCAACATCCACGACGCCGTGTGGAGCAGCAGGAAGACTGTCTGCCTCGTGAGCAGACACTTCCTTAGAGATGGCTGGTGCCTGGAGGCCTTTAGCTTCGCCCAGAGCAGGGGCCTCGCTGCCCTGGACAGCGCCCTCATCGTGGTGGTGGTCGGGTCCTTGTCTCAGTACCAGCTGATGAGACATGAGTCCGTCAGGGGCTTTGTGCAGAAACGGCAGTACCTGCGGTGGCCCGAGGATCTCCAGGACATTGGCTGGTTTCTTAACAAACTCTCTCAACACATACTAaaacagggaaaggagaagaagaaagacagtAGTAGCATTCCGTTGCAAGTCATAGCAACCAACTAA
- the TLR5 gene encoding toll-like receptor 5 isoform X2 encodes MGDHLDLVLGVMLMASPVLGISPCSSDGRIALYRSCNLTQVPQVPNTTENLLLSFNYIKNVTASSFPILEQLRLLELGTQKTSFSIHKEAFRNLPNLRILDLGNSRLDFLHPEAFQGLPHLFELRLFYCDLSDAVLKDGYFKNLVSLSHLDLSKNQIHSLSLHPSFRELNSLESIDFSLNEVPTLCEHELRPLHGKTLSSLRLASTHLYSKVSVDWGRCMNPFRNMVLDTLDVSGNGWTVGIVSNFSHAIRGSQIANLVLAHHIMGPGFGFRNIKDPDRSTFTGLAKSSVRGLDLSHGYIFSLNSRLLETLTELKLLNLAHNKINHIADGAFYGLDSLQVLNMSYNLLGELYDSNFHGLPSVTYIDLQKNHIGIIQDDTFTALKRLQTLDLRDNALKTTRFIPSISTIFLGGNKLTTFQDTRLTADYIQLSENRLENLDDLYLLLQVPRLQTLIVNQNRFSLCAQTRAPSENPSLEQLLLGGNMLQLAWEAGSCWDVFKGLSRLQVLFLNENYLTFLPPGVFRHLVALRGLSLSFNRLSVLSPGDLPPNLERLDVSRNQLLAPDPTVLALLSVVDLSHNKFICECELSAFVRWLNQTDVAIFGSHADMYCTYPDLLSGTPLSSLSTEGCDEEESIQSLRLSLFILFTVTLTLSLVTAVIVTKFRGACFSYYETARRLVFRGQGSTRDSDTYKYDAYLCFSGKDFEWVQDALLRHLDAQYSDRNRLHLCFEERDFTPGEDHVANIHDAVWSSRKTVCLVSRHFLRDGWCLEAFSFAQSRGLAALDSALIVVVVGSLSQYQLMRHESVRGFVQKRQYLRWPEDLQDIGWFLNKLSQHILKQGKEKKKDSSSIPLQVIATN; translated from the coding sequence ATGGGAGATCACCTTGACCTTGTCTTAGGAGTGATGCTCATGGCCAGTCCGGTGCTTGGAATTTCTCCCTGCTCCTCCGACGGTCGGATTGCCTTGTATCGCTCCTGCAACCTCACCCAGGTGCCCCAGGTCCCCAACACCACTGAGAACCTCCTGCTGAGCTTCAACTACATCAAGAACGTCAcagcctcctccttccccatcctAGAGCAGCTGCGCCTGCTGGAGCTTGGGACTCAGAAGACCTCCTTCTCCATTCACAAAGAAGCCTTCAGAAACCTGCCCAACCTTAGGATCTTGGACTTGGGCAACAGTCGGCTGGACTTCTTGCACCCAGAGGCTTTCCAGGGGCTGCCTCATCTGTTCGAACTCAGGCTCTTTTACTGTGATCTGTCCGATGCGGTATTAAAAGACGGTTATTTCAAAAACCTAGTGTCTTTGTCTCACCTGGACCTGTCCAAAAATCAGATTCACAGCCTTTCCCTCCATCCTTCATTCCGGGAACTAAATTCCTTGGAGTCCATCGACTTTTCCCTCAACGAAGTACCCACGCTGTGTGAGCACGAACTCCGGCCGCTCCACGGGAAAACACTCTCCTCCTTGAGGCTCGCTTCCACTCACCTGTACAGCAAGGTCTCGGTGGACTGGGGGAGGTGCATGAACCCATTCCGAAACATGGTCCTAGACACCCTCGATGTCTCGGGCAATGGCTGGACCGTGGGCATCGTCAGCAACTTCAGCCACGCCATCCGTGGCAGCCAGATCGCCAACCTGGTGCTTGCCCACCACATTATGGGGCCTGGGTTTGGCTTCCGTAACATCAAAGACCCCGACCGGAGCACGTTCACCGGCCTGGCCAAGAGCTCAGTGAGAGGCCTGGACCTCTCACACGGATATATCTTCTCCCTGAACTCCCGACTCTTGGAGACGCTCACGGAGCTGAAGCTCCTGAACCTTGCCCACAACAAGATAAACCACATTGCAGATGGGGCGTTTTATGGGCTCGACAGCCTCCAAGTTCTCAACATGTCTTACAACCTTCTGGGGGAACTGTACGATTCTAACTTCCACGGGCTCCCAAGCGTCACCTACATTGACCTGCAGAAGAATCACATCGGGATCATTCAGGACGATACATTCACAGCCCTGAAAAGGTTACAGACCTTGGACCTCCGGGATAATGCTCTGAAGACGACTCGTTTCATCCCAAGCATCTCTACGATCTTCCTGGGTGGCAACAAGCTGACGACTTTCCAAGACACCCGCCTCACCGCTGACTACATCCAGTTATCCGAGAACAGGCTGGAGAATCTGGACGATCTCTACCTCCTGCTCCAGGTCCCTCGGCTGCAGACTCTCATTGTGAACCAAAACCGCTTTTCCCTTTGTGCCCAAACTCGTGCGCCTTCGGAGAACCCCAGCCTCGAACAGCTGCTCCTGGGGGGGAATATGTTGCAGCTTGCCTGGGAGGCCGGGTCCTGCTGGGATGTGTTCAAGGGGCTTTCCCGCCTCCAGGTCCTGTTCTTGAATGAAAACTACCTGACCTTCCTTCCGCCGGGAGTGTTCCGCCATCTGGTCGCATTAAGGGGACTCAGCCTCAGCTTCAACAGGCTGAGTGTGCTTTCTCCTGGCGACCTGCCCCCTAATTTAGAGAGGCTGGACGTGTCGCGGAACCAGCTCCTCGCCCCCGATCCTACTGTATTAGCCTTGCTTAGTGTCGTGGACCTAAGCCACAACAAGTTCATCTGTGAGTGTGAACTCAGCGCCTTCGTCAGGTGGCTCAACCAAACCGACGTCGCCATATTTGGGTCGCACGCAGACATGTACTGCACGTACCCCGACTTGCTGTCTGGGAcgcctctctcctctctgtccacAGAGGGCTGTGATGAGGAGGAAAGCATACAGTCCCTAAGGCTCTCCCTTTTCATCTTGTTCACTGTCACTTTGACGCTGTCCCTCGTGACCGCCGTCATCGTCACGAAGTTCCGGGGCGCTTGTTTCTCCTATTACGAGACAGCCCGGAGACTGGTGTtcaggggccagggcagcacGCGAGACTCTGACACGTACAAATACGACGCCTACTTGTGCTTCAGCGGCAAAGACTTCGAGTGGGTGCAGGATGCTCTGCTAAGACACCTGGACGCCCAGTACAGCGACCGAAACAGGTTGCACCTGTGCTTTGAAGAAAGAGACTTCACGCCGGGGGAAGACCACGTGGCCAACATCCACGACGCCGTGTGGAGCAGCAGGAAGACTGTCTGCCTCGTGAGCAGACACTTCCTTAGAGATGGCTGGTGCCTGGAGGCCTTTAGCTTCGCCCAGAGCAGGGGCCTCGCTGCCCTGGACAGCGCCCTCATCGTGGTGGTGGTCGGGTCCTTGTCTCAGTACCAGCTGATGAGACATGAGTCCGTCAGGGGCTTTGTGCAGAAACGGCAGTACCTGCGGTGGCCCGAGGATCTCCAGGACATTGGCTGGTTTCTTAACAAACTCTCTCAACACATACTAaaacagggaaaggagaagaagaaagacagtAGTAGCATTCCGTTGCAAGTCATAGCAACCAACTAA